One genomic region from Osmerus mordax isolate fOsmMor3 chromosome 4, fOsmMor3.pri, whole genome shotgun sequence encodes:
- the taf3 gene encoding transcription initiation factor TFIID subunit 3 isoform X2, which translates to MCESYARSLLRVSVAQICQALGWDAVQLTACDLLSDVLHRYIQQLARGCHRYSELYGRTDPVLDDVGQAFRLLGVSLSELEDYVHNLEPVGFAQQTPLFPVSKNNVLQFPQSGARDAEDRKDYIPDYMPPLVSLQEEEEEEEVLADMGTSAEAMQVPLDDDDEDLEDDEAVNDENYPVKRHLDSPDAAMGMMPTSKRPRMHPGFSPEWGIEPREPLTSLNPQRVPPGMLASHDGLSSLSLSPEPPSGTPVSFRAQPVMPRNPDHKSHGTPGRKPKVSSPGRPRTKSPKGFNAGAVGGSPIRSPKSSQKERKKSPGRTKSPKSPKSPKMGSTKASHLQGKTDALQRLPLSALSERMGKENIHMRQSLEERELAEAHFRKLEPETADIDDSIDAVIARACAEREPDPFAFSSGSESESDGFSSPRRLTIMEPSTPKLMLGPNSFGKDTSTPLPLNAGPGNWTMDDSINEVIRKVNQGGPSGTPQNQDYMSSASASPPTPEPLLKVFEEKNKMVSSADIKKKLKKELKTKLKKKEKDKPKDKDKDRDRGKMKEKSKDKNKDKSKDFSKEGKMPWKDFGVKDDDIRDHFRQRDLGGPEGSIKIKSRDVGEGSRKEKDKHKDKRRDKEKSKRDKRDKGKDRGRDERKLSTLNPFGLGDIPALFSPSTCLRIPSMLPPLPPILQDKDVKSKEKDKKKDKKEKKKKKDKEKEKEREKAKEKEREKEEKRKEKEREKEKREKEKEKEKERIRLEKVKVETSPAVPSPVIPRLTLRVGAGQDKIVISKVVPNSEPPKTLAPKTPIAKSGPGNRPRTPPPPPILTPVVPLLVPPASPLAPAAAPLPMLSPASILSAGGSLKTPVRSVVTETIRDEWGNQIWICPGCNKPDDGSPMIGCDDCDDWYHWPCVGILTAPPEDQQWFCVKCAGKKKDKKHKKRKHKVH; encoded by the exons ATGGACGAACAGATCCTGTGTTGGATGATGTTGGCCAGGCCTTCAGGCTTCTGGGGGTGAGCTTGAGTGAGCTCGAGGACTATGTCCACAACCTGGAACCAGTGGGCTTTGCCCAGCAGACTCCACTCTTCCCTGTCAGCAAAAACAATGTGCTGCAGTTTCCTCAGTCTGGGGCCCGTGATGCAGAGGATAGGAAGGACTACATTCCAGATTACATGCCGCCCCTCGTCTCCTTACAAGAAG aagaggaggaggaagaggtcctTGCTGACATGGGAACCTCAGCTGAAGCTATGCAGGTTCCATTGGATGATGACGATGAGGATTTGGAGGATGATGAAGCAGTCAATGATGAGAATTACCCTGTGAAGAGACACCTAGATAGCCCTGACGCAGCCATGGGCATGATGCCGACCTCCAAGAGGCCACGTATGCATCCAGGCTTCAGCCCAGAATGGGGGATAGAGCCCAGGGAGCCCCTCACTTCCCTAAATCCCCAGCGTGTTCCGCCTGGTATGTTGGCATCTCACGATGGTCTGAGCTCACTTTCTCTATCCCCTGAACCACCCTCTGGAACTCCAGTGTCCTTCCGAGCCCAGCCGGTGATGCCCAGAAACCCAGACCACAAGTCCCATGGTACGCCAGGCCGCAAGCCCAAGGTCTCGTCCCCGGGAAGACCACGAACTAAGTCCCCCAAGGGTTTCAACGCTGGAGCTGTGGGTGGCAGCCCCATCCGCTCTCCAAAATCTTcgcaaaaggagagaaagaaatctCCGGGCCGCACCAAGAGTCCGAAGAGCCCTAAGAGTCCTAAAATGGGCTCTACCAAAGCATCTCATCTGCAGGGGAAGACCGACGCTCTCCAGAGGTTGCCTCTCTCTGCGTTGAGCGAGCGAATGGGCAAGGAGAACATCCATATGCGTCAGAgcctagaggagagagagctggcagaGGCCCACTTCAGGAAACTTGAACCTGAAACAGCGGATATTGACGACTCCATAGATGCCGTGATTGCGAGAGCGTGTGCCGAGAGGGAGCCTGACCCATTTGCTTTCTCCTCGGGCTCGGAGTCTGAAAGCGACGGTTTCTCCAGTCCCAGGAGGCTCACCATCATGGAGCCGTCCACCCCCAAGCTTATGTTAGGGCCAAACAGCTTTGGGAAAGACACATCAACACCACTCCCCCTCAATGCAGGCCCAGGAAACTGGACAATGGATGACTCTATCAACGAAGTTATACGCAAGGTTAACCAGGGGGGTCCCTCGGGCACTCCCCAAAACCAAGATTACATGTCCTCGGCCTCAGCCTCACCACCAACTCCCGAACCGCTACTCAAAGTCTTTGAGGAGAAGAACAAGATGGTGTCCTCGGCAGATATCAAGAAGAAACTGAAGAAGGAGcttaagacaaaactgaagaaaaaggagaaagacaAGCCGAAAGACaaggacaaagacagagacaggggcaagatgaaggagaaaagtAAGGACAAGAATAAGGACAAGAGCAAAGATTTTTCCAAGGAGGGCAAGATGCCCTGGAAAGACTTTGGCGTTAAGGATGATGACATCAGAGATCACTTCCGTCAGAGGGATTTGGGTGGGCCTGAGGGCTCAATTAAGATAAAGTCTAGAGATGTAGGAGAGGGGTccaggaaggagaaggacaaaCACAAAGATAAGCGGAGGGACAAAGAAAAGAGCAAGAGGGACAAGAGAGACAAGggcaaagacagagggagggacgaaAGGAAACTTTCCACCCTTAACCCCTTTGGTCTTGGTGACATCCCAGCCCTCTTCAGCCCCTCCACCTGCTTGCGCATTCCCTCCATGttgccccctcttccccccatcctccaggaTAAGGATGTGAAGAGCAAAGAGAAGGATAAGAAGAAAGacaagaaggagaaaaagaagaagaaagacaaggagaaggaaaaggagagggagaaggcaaaggagaaggagcgggagaaagaggagaaacgtaaagagaaagagcgggagaaggagaagcgagagaaggagaaagagaaggaaaaggagaggatcCGTCTTGAAAAG GTGAAGGTGGAGACCTCTCCAGCTGTTCCATCTCCAGTTATCCCCAGGCTGACTCTAAGGGTGGGAGCCGGCCAAGACAAGAT TGTTATCAGCAAAGTGGTCCCAAATTCAGAACCTCCCAAAACTCTGGCTCCAAAGACCCCCATCGCCAAATCTGGACCAGGAAATCGCCCCAGGACACCTCCGCCTCCTCCGATACTCACCCCAGTTGTACCTTTGTTGGTCCCGCCTGCGTCGCCACTCGCCCCTGCCGCTGCTCCTCTGCCAATGCTGTCGCCCGCGTCTATACTCTCTGCTGGAGGATCCCTCAAAACACCTGTACGGAGCGTGGTGACTGAGACT ATCCGTGACGAGTGGGGCAACCAGATCTGGATCTGCCCTGGATGCAACAAGCCTGATGATGGGAGTCCCATGATAGGATGTGATGACTGTGATGACTGGTACCACTG gCCATGTGTTGGGATTCTCACTGCTCCCCCAGAGGACCAACAGTGGTTCTGTGTTAAATGTGCTGGTAAGAAGAAGGACAAAAAACACAAGAAAAGGAAACACAAAGTGCATTGA
- the taf3 gene encoding transcription initiation factor TFIID subunit 3 isoform X1, producing MCESYARSLLRVSVAQICQALGWDAVQLTACDLLSDVLHRYIQQLARGCHRYSELYGRTDPVLDDVGQAFRLLGVSLSELEDYVHNLEPVGFAQQTPLFPVSKNNVLQFPQSGARDAEDRKDYIPDYMPPLVSLQEEEEEEEVLADMGTSAEAMQVPLDDDDEDLEDDEAVNDENYPVKRHLDSPDAAMGMMPTSKRPRMHPGFSPEWGIEPREPLTSLNPQRVPPGMLASHDGLSSLSLSPEPPSGTPVSFRAQPVMPRNPDHKSHGTPGRKPKVSSPGRPRTKSPKGFNAGAVGGSPIRSPKSSQKERKKSPGRTKSPKSPKSPKMGSTKASHLQGKTDALQRLPLSALSERMGKENIHMRQSLEERELAEAHFRKLEPETADIDDSIDAVIARACAEREPDPFAFSSGSESESDGFSSPRRLTIMEPSTPKLMLGPNSFGKDTSTPLPLNAGPGNWTMDDSINEVIRKVNQGGPSGTPQNQDYMSSASASPPTPEPLLKVFEEKNKMVSSADIKKKLKKELKTKLKKKEKDKPKDKDKDRDRGKMKEKSKDKNKDKSKDFSKEGKMPWKDFGVKDDDIRDHFRQRDLGGPEGSIKIKSRDVGEGSRKEKDKHKDKRRDKEKSKRDKRDKGKDRGRDERKLSTLNPFGLGDIPALFSPSTCLRIPSMLPPLPPILQDKDVKSKEKDKKKDKKEKKKKKDKEKEKEREKAKEKEREKEEKRKEKEREKEKREKEKEKEKERIRLEKVKVETSPAVPSPVIPRLTLRVGAGQDKIVISKVVPNSEPPKTLAPKTPIAKSGPGNRPRTPPPPPILTPVVPLLVPPASPLAPAAAPLPMLSPASILSAGGSLKTPVRSVVTETVSTYVIRDEWGNQIWICPGCNKPDDGSPMIGCDDCDDWYHWPCVGILTAPPEDQQWFCVKCAGKKKDKKHKKRKHKVH from the exons ATGGACGAACAGATCCTGTGTTGGATGATGTTGGCCAGGCCTTCAGGCTTCTGGGGGTGAGCTTGAGTGAGCTCGAGGACTATGTCCACAACCTGGAACCAGTGGGCTTTGCCCAGCAGACTCCACTCTTCCCTGTCAGCAAAAACAATGTGCTGCAGTTTCCTCAGTCTGGGGCCCGTGATGCAGAGGATAGGAAGGACTACATTCCAGATTACATGCCGCCCCTCGTCTCCTTACAAGAAG aagaggaggaggaagaggtcctTGCTGACATGGGAACCTCAGCTGAAGCTATGCAGGTTCCATTGGATGATGACGATGAGGATTTGGAGGATGATGAAGCAGTCAATGATGAGAATTACCCTGTGAAGAGACACCTAGATAGCCCTGACGCAGCCATGGGCATGATGCCGACCTCCAAGAGGCCACGTATGCATCCAGGCTTCAGCCCAGAATGGGGGATAGAGCCCAGGGAGCCCCTCACTTCCCTAAATCCCCAGCGTGTTCCGCCTGGTATGTTGGCATCTCACGATGGTCTGAGCTCACTTTCTCTATCCCCTGAACCACCCTCTGGAACTCCAGTGTCCTTCCGAGCCCAGCCGGTGATGCCCAGAAACCCAGACCACAAGTCCCATGGTACGCCAGGCCGCAAGCCCAAGGTCTCGTCCCCGGGAAGACCACGAACTAAGTCCCCCAAGGGTTTCAACGCTGGAGCTGTGGGTGGCAGCCCCATCCGCTCTCCAAAATCTTcgcaaaaggagagaaagaaatctCCGGGCCGCACCAAGAGTCCGAAGAGCCCTAAGAGTCCTAAAATGGGCTCTACCAAAGCATCTCATCTGCAGGGGAAGACCGACGCTCTCCAGAGGTTGCCTCTCTCTGCGTTGAGCGAGCGAATGGGCAAGGAGAACATCCATATGCGTCAGAgcctagaggagagagagctggcagaGGCCCACTTCAGGAAACTTGAACCTGAAACAGCGGATATTGACGACTCCATAGATGCCGTGATTGCGAGAGCGTGTGCCGAGAGGGAGCCTGACCCATTTGCTTTCTCCTCGGGCTCGGAGTCTGAAAGCGACGGTTTCTCCAGTCCCAGGAGGCTCACCATCATGGAGCCGTCCACCCCCAAGCTTATGTTAGGGCCAAACAGCTTTGGGAAAGACACATCAACACCACTCCCCCTCAATGCAGGCCCAGGAAACTGGACAATGGATGACTCTATCAACGAAGTTATACGCAAGGTTAACCAGGGGGGTCCCTCGGGCACTCCCCAAAACCAAGATTACATGTCCTCGGCCTCAGCCTCACCACCAACTCCCGAACCGCTACTCAAAGTCTTTGAGGAGAAGAACAAGATGGTGTCCTCGGCAGATATCAAGAAGAAACTGAAGAAGGAGcttaagacaaaactgaagaaaaaggagaaagacaAGCCGAAAGACaaggacaaagacagagacaggggcaagatgaaggagaaaagtAAGGACAAGAATAAGGACAAGAGCAAAGATTTTTCCAAGGAGGGCAAGATGCCCTGGAAAGACTTTGGCGTTAAGGATGATGACATCAGAGATCACTTCCGTCAGAGGGATTTGGGTGGGCCTGAGGGCTCAATTAAGATAAAGTCTAGAGATGTAGGAGAGGGGTccaggaaggagaaggacaaaCACAAAGATAAGCGGAGGGACAAAGAAAAGAGCAAGAGGGACAAGAGAGACAAGggcaaagacagagggagggacgaaAGGAAACTTTCCACCCTTAACCCCTTTGGTCTTGGTGACATCCCAGCCCTCTTCAGCCCCTCCACCTGCTTGCGCATTCCCTCCATGttgccccctcttccccccatcctccaggaTAAGGATGTGAAGAGCAAAGAGAAGGATAAGAAGAAAGacaagaaggagaaaaagaagaagaaagacaaggagaaggaaaaggagagggagaaggcaaaggagaaggagcgggagaaagaggagaaacgtaaagagaaagagcgggagaaggagaagcgagagaaggagaaagagaaggaaaaggagaggatcCGTCTTGAAAAG GTGAAGGTGGAGACCTCTCCAGCTGTTCCATCTCCAGTTATCCCCAGGCTGACTCTAAGGGTGGGAGCCGGCCAAGACAAGAT TGTTATCAGCAAAGTGGTCCCAAATTCAGAACCTCCCAAAACTCTGGCTCCAAAGACCCCCATCGCCAAATCTGGACCAGGAAATCGCCCCAGGACACCTCCGCCTCCTCCGATACTCACCCCAGTTGTACCTTTGTTGGTCCCGCCTGCGTCGCCACTCGCCCCTGCCGCTGCTCCTCTGCCAATGCTGTCGCCCGCGTCTATACTCTCTGCTGGAGGATCCCTCAAAACACCTGTACGGAGCGTGGTGACTGAGACTGTCAGTACATATGTG ATCCGTGACGAGTGGGGCAACCAGATCTGGATCTGCCCTGGATGCAACAAGCCTGATGATGGGAGTCCCATGATAGGATGTGATGACTGTGATGACTGGTACCACTG gCCATGTGTTGGGATTCTCACTGCTCCCCCAGAGGACCAACAGTGGTTCTGTGTTAAATGTGCTGGTAAGAAGAAGGACAAAAAACACAAGAAAAGGAAACACAAAGTGCATTGA